The Cloeon dipterum chromosome X, ieCloDipt1.1, whole genome shotgun sequence genome includes a window with the following:
- the mRpL24 gene encoding large ribosomal subunit protein uL24m → MRLLRALCGPVKGPTIGEWTLKYSNLPERYVRRAMRQIEYQTPRGKPQYLNRTLERKIFKFSTNRPWTFEFQQDNAPRKKIKRELIEPIQNWSFFRGDRVEVLIGKDKGKQGIVIHVFQEKNWIIVEGLNTEIKMMGEDKKNNFPGMAVRWEKPLLVTTEVKLVDPSDLKSTDIEWRFTEEGEKVRVSVRTGRIIPMPPMAEETIDYKTKGSYREGDKDTDPDELSKITFEPKLCTFDMEIMEKMGIKEDRNYAKTYWY, encoded by the exons aTGCGTCTGCTGCGGGCCTTGTGTGGGCCGGTTAAGGGCCCCACCATCGGCGAATGGACGCTGAAATACTCGAATTTGCCGGAGCGATATGTGCGGAGAGCCATGCGGCAAATCGAGTATCAAACTCCGCGAGGAAAGCCGCAGTATTTGAATCGCACCCTTGAACGAAAGATCTTCAA ATTCTCAACAAATCGCCCGTGGACGTTCGAATTCCAACAAGACAACGCACCAAGGAAGAAGATAAAACGCGAATTGATCGAGCCTATACAAAACTGGAGCTTCTTCCGTGGCGACAGAGTTGAAGTTCTTATTGGAAAAGATAAAG GCAAGCAGGGAATCGTTATTCACGTCTTCCAGGAGAAAAACTGGATCATCGTCGAAGGTCTGAACACGGAAATCAAAATGATGGGCGAAGACAAAAAGAACAACTTCCCTGGGATGGCAGTGCGATGGGAGAAGCCATTACTGGTGACAACGGAGGTCAAGCTGGTCGACCCCTCCGACCTGAAGAGCACCGACATCGAGTGGAGGTTCACGGAGGAAGGGGAGAAGGTGCGGGTCAGTGTGCGCACGGGCAGGATCATCCCGATGCCGCCGATGGCCGAAGAAACTATAGACTATAAAACGAAAGGGTCGTACCGAGAAGGGGACAAGGACACGGACCCTGATGAACTGTCCAAAATTACGTTTGAGCCGAAACTGTGCACGTTCGACATGGAAATTATGGAGAAGATGGGAATTAAAGAAGACAGAAATTATGCGAAAACCTACTGGTACTAG
- the LOC135946621 gene encoding cuticle protein 16.5-like, protein MKFLVALAALVAVASAGLIAPLSTISRAPAFDSAVIQSDRIGGNFAYSTAENHAYAVNTPIVQNVQTPVAVSYSAPAIAAYAAPAYGYAAYAPAAAYTHGYAAGPAVLAL, encoded by the exons ATGAAG TTCCTCGTCGCCCTCGCCGCCCTCGTGGCCGTTGCCTCCGCCGGATTGATCGCTCCCCTGAGCACCATCTCCCGCGCGCCCGCCTTCGACAGCGCCGTCATCCAGTCTGACCGCATCGGTGGCAACTTCGCGTACAGCACCGCCGAGAACCACGCTTACGCCGTCAACACCCCGATCGTGCAGAACGTGCAGACCCCCGTTGCCGTCTCCTACTCTGCCCCCGCCATCGCCGCCTACGCGGCCCCCGCCTACGGCTACGCCGCGTACGCCCCCGCTGCCGCCTACACCCACGGCTACGCCGCCGGACCCGCCGTCCTGGCCCTGTAA